In a genomic window of Erigeron canadensis isolate Cc75 chromosome 5, C_canadensis_v1, whole genome shotgun sequence:
- the LOC122601002 gene encoding receptor-like protein kinase FERONIA — MQYASGQADDTSSSASAIPCHRFSLADIEAATNNFDDERVIGEGGFGKVYKGSISIEETNHVVAIKRLNSMSNQGAPEFKAEIEILSKLRHCHLVSLMGFCDDNKEMILVYEYMPHGTLHDQLHKAAIPFSWVQRLKIAIGAGRGLDYLHTGFGTQQGIIHRDVKSSNILLDENLAAKLSDFGLSKIGPTNQSLSCIEASVKGTLGYLDPEFFYTTQLTRKTDVYAFGVVLFELLSGRLPVDIKYGEEQCSLVRWAQKYVTEKKFEQMADSKIQGTISPKCLRQFAQIAYRCLISIPKERPTIAEVVGLLQKLLELQKKWEISANQSGAMGFTSKIHKYFVFTTKQSSGMHKLFLNVVCAFFALRLQNNLNIKKQFLTLTIGLFNG, encoded by the coding sequence ATGCAGTATGCATCTGGTCAGGCTGATGACACGTCATCATCAGCTTCAGCAATCCCATGTCACCGTTTTTCTCTTGCAGATATTGAAGCTGCAACTAACAACTTTGATGATGAACGGGTCATCGGAGAGGGAGGATTCGGAAAGGTATACAAAGGTAGTATTTCTATCGAAGAAACTAATCATGTTGTGGCTATCAAGCGGTTAAATTCAATGTCTAACCAAGGTGCACCAGAGTTTAAGGCTGAAATTGAGATTCTTTCAAAGCTACGTCACTGTCACTTGGTCTCTCTGATGGGCTTTTGTGACGATAACAAGGAGATGATACTTGTTTATGAGTATATGCCGCATGGAACCTTACACGATCAGCTACACAAGGCTGCAATACCTTTTAGTTGGGTTCAAAGACTAAAAATAGCCATAGGTGCAGGTCGTGGATTAGACTACCTTCACACCGGTTTTGGCACTCAGCAAGGAATTATACATCGTGATGTAAAGAGTTCGAATATTCTTTTGGATGAGAATTTGGCAGCCAAGCTTTCAGATTTCGGGTTATCAAAAATAGGCCCTACTAATCAATCATTGTCTTGTATTGAGGCCAGTGTTAAAGGTACACTAGGCTATCTAGATCCTGAGTTTTTCTATACCACACAACTGACAAGAAAAACAGATGTATATGCATTTGGGGTCGTATTGTTTGAGTTGCTATCCGGAAGGCTTCCAGTTGACATAAAGTATGGTGAGGAGCAATGCAGTCTGGTGAGATGGGCTCAAAAATATGTGacagaaaaaaaatttgaacaaaTGGCTGATTCTAAAATTCAAGGAACAATTTCTCCCAAATGTTTAAGACAGTTTGCCCAAATTGCATATCGTTGTTTGATTAGTATTCCAAAAGAACGACCCACCATAGCTGAGGTTGTGGGCTTACTTCAGAAGTTACTGGAATTGCAGAAGAAATGGGAAATTTCTGCAAATCAATCAGGGGCAATGGGATTTACATCAAAGATACATAAGTATTTTGTTTTCACAACTAAGCAAAGCTCTGGTATGCACAAACTTTTCCTTAATGTCGTATGTGCATTCTTTGCTCTTCGTTTACAAAATAATCTTaatatcaaaaaacaatttttaacaCTTACAATTGGCCTTTTTAACGGATAG